One stretch of Chitinophaga pendula DNA includes these proteins:
- a CDS encoding GyrI-like domain-containing protein — translation MQKIDLLKQYKTAYSATTQPQLIHVEEAAYISLPGKGDPNGPLFAESTQALYTTAYSIKMGCKAANMDFIVPKLEGLWWLADEVEVPASDHLRALNVSRDLWRWQLLIRMPAFVTTEMFRQGLDTAIRKKQLPLLSAIAFSTLTEGKCVQMLHIGPYADELRSIQHMHDYITENNWQQNGLHHEIYLSDPRKTAPGKMKTILRQPVK, via the coding sequence ATGCAAAAGATAGACCTGCTCAAACAGTATAAAACAGCATATAGCGCTACCACACAACCACAACTCATCCATGTAGAAGAGGCAGCCTATATCTCACTACCGGGCAAAGGCGATCCCAATGGCCCTTTATTCGCCGAAAGTACCCAAGCCCTATATACTACCGCCTACAGTATCAAAATGGGCTGTAAAGCGGCTAATATGGACTTTATTGTGCCAAAATTGGAAGGCCTGTGGTGGCTGGCAGACGAAGTCGAAGTACCCGCCTCCGACCACCTCCGCGCACTCAACGTCTCCCGCGACCTCTGGCGATGGCAATTACTCATCCGGATGCCGGCATTCGTCACCACCGAAATGTTCCGGCAAGGACTGGACACCGCCATCCGCAAAAAACAACTCCCCCTGCTGTCCGCAATAGCATTCAGCACCCTCACAGAAGGCAAATGCGTGCAAATGCTCCACATAGGCCCATACGCCGACGAGCTCAGGAGTATTCAACACATGCACGATTATATAACGGAAAATAACTGGCAACAGAACGGACTACATCACGAAATATACTTGTCCGATCCGC
- a CDS encoding GyrI-like domain-containing protein, which translates to MIHNANTQHHLPADIRLETVAPFHFFSRSYQTSYKNLLSLVRVVAIDIFQAAVANGLEITGPQHWHYDGADGHPNTIFTLEIGVPVAAVKQVAPPYTCKTLPPFHCLGKSLHGTWLQLSDVYTSLINNAHQAGLQLNGQQRETYIQCNFDNPDAHITYIQVGLQA; encoded by the coding sequence ATGATACACAACGCCAACACCCAACATCACCTGCCAGCAGACATACGGCTGGAAACAGTAGCGCCATTCCATTTCTTCAGCCGCAGCTACCAGACCTCCTATAAAAACCTCCTCTCCCTCGTTCGGGTAGTAGCCATCGATATCTTTCAAGCTGCCGTCGCCAACGGTCTCGAAATAACCGGTCCGCAACATTGGCATTATGACGGCGCAGATGGCCATCCCAATACCATCTTCACATTGGAGATAGGCGTACCCGTAGCCGCCGTAAAACAAGTTGCCCCTCCCTACACCTGCAAAACACTACCACCCTTCCACTGCCTCGGCAAATCACTCCACGGCACCTGGCTACAACTCTCCGATGTATACACCTCCCTCATAAACAACGCTCACCAGGCCGGCCTGCAATTAAATGGACAACAAAGGGAAACATACATCCAATGCAACTTCGACAATCCCGATGCACATATCACCTACATACAGGTAGGCCTGCAAGCATAA
- a CDS encoding helix-turn-helix transcriptional regulator, producing MNRIDRLTAILIQLQSKKVVKAAEIAERFGMSLRTVYRDVKALQEAGVPIGAEAGTGYYIVEGYHLPPVMFSQEEAAALLTGEKLMEQFSDHSGQKQFSNAMHKIRAVLRGSEKDFLESLEENIAILKPIPPQQEEFPNRFLTDVQQALGGQKVLRLEYFSHHSAETNQREVEPIGVFYSGNRWHLIAYCRLRKDYRDFRIDRIKKLSATTTVFKKSQHPSLQEYLKQQDKNPERPHLIKVRFSHHIARYISEQKYYYGLIAETREQDYIEMSFLTGHIEYFARWSLMFGNEMLIVESDALRQQMKEMIAQLHAHYL from the coding sequence ATGAATCGCATCGACCGTCTCACCGCTATTTTAATACAATTACAGAGTAAAAAGGTGGTTAAAGCCGCTGAGATAGCCGAACGCTTCGGTATGAGCCTGCGTACCGTCTACCGCGATGTAAAAGCCCTCCAGGAAGCAGGAGTACCCATCGGCGCCGAAGCAGGTACCGGATACTACATTGTAGAAGGATATCACCTCCCACCGGTCATGTTCAGCCAGGAAGAAGCAGCCGCCCTCCTCACCGGCGAAAAACTCATGGAACAGTTCAGCGACCACTCCGGCCAAAAACAGTTCAGCAACGCCATGCACAAGATAAGAGCTGTACTCCGCGGCAGCGAAAAAGACTTCCTCGAATCCCTGGAAGAAAATATCGCCATCCTCAAACCCATCCCACCACAACAGGAAGAATTCCCCAACCGCTTCCTCACCGATGTTCAACAAGCCCTCGGCGGACAAAAAGTCCTGCGCCTAGAATACTTCTCCCATCACAGCGCCGAAACCAACCAACGCGAAGTAGAACCCATCGGCGTATTCTACTCCGGCAACCGCTGGCACCTCATCGCCTACTGCCGCCTGCGTAAAGACTATCGCGACTTCCGCATAGATCGTATCAAAAAACTGTCCGCCACCACCACCGTATTCAAAAAATCACAACACCCTTCCCTCCAGGAATACCTTAAACAACAAGATAAAAATCCAGAACGGCCTCACCTTATCAAAGTCCGCTTCTCCCACCATATCGCCCGGTATATCAGCGAACAGAAATACTACTACGGCCTCATTGCAGAAACAAGAGAACAAGACTACATCGAAATGAGCTTCCTAACCGGCCATATCGAATACTTCGCCCGCTGGAGCCTCATGTTCGGCAACGAAATGCTCATCGTCGAATCCGACGCCCTACGCCAGCAAATGAAAGAAATGATCGCACAACTCCATGCACACTACCTCTAA
- the cydB gene encoding cytochrome d ubiquinol oxidase subunit II encodes METILGLDLPTWWFLVIGGLITGYGVLDGFDLGAGALHLFFNKEESRRLALNAIGPVWDGNEVWLVIAGGALFAGFPLVYGIILSTFYIPFMLFLVSLIFRAISIEFRSKEPMRWWRKMWDISYMVSSVVITLLLGLILGNLIQGIPINAHQEFTGDLLTFFNPYAILIAVTTLSLFMLHGAIYLVMKTENRLYTKLTVLVNNCSKFFILCFILTSMATLIYIPHMTHEFKRNPALFLLPLLAVLTVLNIKRNIDGRKYFIAFIFSSFITAILLILFAIGLYPRIIISTTDPAFSISIYKAASSEKSLKIMLLIACIGTPLVIAYSTFVFWTFRGKVKLNEMSY; translated from the coding sequence ATGGAAACAATTCTCGGACTGGATCTCCCCACATGGTGGTTCCTCGTGATAGGCGGACTGATCACCGGCTACGGCGTACTCGATGGCTTCGACCTGGGCGCCGGCGCTCTCCACCTGTTCTTCAACAAAGAAGAAAGCAGACGCCTCGCTCTCAACGCCATCGGCCCCGTATGGGATGGCAATGAAGTATGGCTGGTAATAGCCGGCGGCGCACTCTTCGCCGGATTCCCACTCGTATACGGTATCATCCTGTCAACCTTCTACATCCCTTTCATGCTATTCCTCGTAAGCCTCATCTTCCGGGCTATCTCCATAGAATTTCGAAGCAAAGAACCCATGCGCTGGTGGCGCAAAATGTGGGATATCAGCTATATGGTATCCAGTGTCGTAATTACCCTGCTCCTCGGACTTATACTAGGCAACCTTATACAAGGTATCCCCATCAACGCCCATCAGGAATTCACCGGCGACCTCCTTACTTTCTTCAATCCATACGCCATCCTCATCGCCGTTACCACCCTCTCCCTTTTCATGCTCCATGGCGCCATCTACCTCGTCATGAAAACCGAAAACCGCCTCTATACCAAACTCACCGTCCTGGTCAATAATTGCAGTAAATTCTTTATCCTCTGCTTTATCCTGACCTCTATGGCCACCTTAATATATATCCCGCATATGACCCACGAATTCAAACGCAACCCAGCCCTCTTCCTCCTCCCCCTGCTGGCCGTACTAACCGTGCTGAATATCAAACGGAATATTGATGGCCGCAAATATTTCATCGCCTTCATATTCTCCAGCTTCATCACCGCCATACTACTCATACTCTTCGCAATAGGACTGTACCCACGCATCATTATATCCACAACCGACCCAGCCTTTAGCATCAGTATCTATAAAGCCGCCTCCTCCGAAAAATCATTAAAGATCATGCTCCTCATCGCCTGCATAGGCACCCCGCTGGTCATCGCGTACAGCACATTCGTATTCTGGACCTTCCGGGGCAAAGTGAAATTGAACGAAATGAGCTACTAA
- a CDS encoding cytochrome ubiquinol oxidase subunit I: MPSVEILSRIQFAFTIAFHYIYPPLSIGLGLCLVIMEGLYLKTGLAVYKDITRFWIKVFALIFGIGVATGIVMEFEFGTNWATYSHYVGDIFGSALAAEGIFAFALESGFLGILLFGWNRVSKGVHYFSTIMVALGSIFSALWIVIANSWQQTPAGFRIEGEGMQARAVVTDFWVMVSNPSSADRFSHVIIGSFLAGAFLVMSVGAWYILKRQFVTHAQAMFKVGLRVAAVAALLQLFTGHRSAEYVSEYQPAKLAAMEGHYDSSAVADMYLIGWVDQKKERTVGLKIPGGLSFLTHGDFKAPVKGLHATPVNDRPKAVNFVFQTYHLMVTIGMTLIGLTLLAAILLWKKKLFNQRWLMTVFVFAVLLPQIANQAGWYAAEVGRQPWVVYGLLRTSDALSKTVTAQQVIFSLVLFTLVYALLFVLFLFLLHRKIQHGPDVTTNEEEESDEYSKRNIAQIN, encoded by the coding sequence ATGCCGTCTGTTGAGATCCTTTCGAGAATTCAGTTCGCTTTCACCATCGCATTCCATTATATATACCCTCCTTTAAGTATAGGCCTGGGCCTATGCCTTGTCATCATGGAAGGCCTCTACCTCAAAACCGGGCTGGCGGTATATAAAGATATCACCCGCTTCTGGATCAAAGTATTCGCATTGATATTCGGAATAGGCGTCGCAACCGGCATTGTCATGGAGTTTGAATTCGGTACCAACTGGGCTACCTATTCCCACTATGTAGGCGATATTTTCGGCAGCGCCCTCGCCGCCGAAGGCATCTTCGCATTCGCCCTCGAATCCGGCTTCCTGGGTATCCTGCTCTTCGGCTGGAACCGAGTCAGCAAAGGCGTCCATTATTTCTCCACCATCATGGTCGCACTGGGTTCCATCTTCTCCGCCCTTTGGATCGTTATCGCTAATTCCTGGCAGCAAACACCTGCCGGATTCCGCATAGAAGGAGAGGGGATGCAAGCCCGCGCCGTTGTCACCGACTTCTGGGTAATGGTCTCCAACCCCTCATCCGCCGACCGGTTCTCCCATGTTATCATCGGCTCCTTCCTCGCAGGCGCATTCCTTGTCATGAGCGTAGGCGCCTGGTATATACTCAAACGGCAATTCGTTACACACGCACAGGCCATGTTCAAAGTAGGCTTGCGCGTAGCCGCCGTCGCCGCCTTATTACAACTGTTCACCGGACACCGCTCCGCCGAATATGTCAGCGAATACCAACCAGCTAAACTAGCCGCCATGGAAGGCCATTACGATAGCAGCGCCGTCGCCGACATGTACCTCATAGGATGGGTCGATCAGAAAAAAGAACGCACCGTCGGACTTAAAATACCTGGCGGACTCTCCTTCCTCACCCATGGCGACTTCAAAGCCCCCGTAAAAGGCCTCCACGCCACCCCCGTCAACGATCGCCCCAAAGCGGTCAACTTCGTATTCCAAACCTATCACCTCATGGTCACCATAGGCATGACCCTCATCGGACTTACCCTACTGGCCGCAATCCTCCTCTGGAAGAAAAAACTGTTCAACCAGCGATGGCTCATGACCGTCTTCGTATTCGCCGTACTACTCCCGCAAATCGCCAATCAAGCCGGATGGTACGCCGCCGAAGTAGGCCGCCAACCCTGGGTCGTATACGGACTGCTACGCACCTCCGATGCCCTCTCTAAAACAGTCACCGCCCAACAGGTCATTTTCTCACTCGTATTATTCACTTTGGTATACGCCTTGCTATTCGTGTTGTTCCTCTTCCTGCTGCATCGCAAAATCCAGCATGGCCCTGACGTAACCACCAACGAAGAGGAAGAAAGCGATGAATACTCCAAACGTAACATCGCTCAGATCAATTAA
- a CDS encoding hybrid sensor histidine kinase/response regulator — MKTPWLDTITNTGIVTGTAEDEARSVRIVNLFSFFTAILVVIYGLIFYFISGEIWVLYPALLLCVCFLAVVFLGNRRGAYVAGKIGLQLVFCSVLLYYGPMLGAGSGVQLLSLLLVGMPFLVFTRQQRRWRSVGIALPLLCILLLEYNNTYPLIRPLALSEQVQQLFRWLIMGVVCLLHIMIIRFYQTGTSVLLLKLQRSHEELQEANDRLAINNHQLEATVQARTRALTEQNQALQAAKDMADRANREKSVFLRETSHEIRNPLNAMQGIIYMLLNEGESDAVYAMNLLHKLHFNCLGLQELLNNTLQLSQIESGHKEHISQQPFMIRDWLHALGNTYRMAGKDKQVKVSISLADDVPDCIIGDRVHLTRVLNNLMINALKFTPCSRSVYVYCFTGEDASTQQARWYIRIADEGIGIPADRLADIFLPFERADKQIAYDQGGTGLGLPISKRLIEAMGGSISVDSVEAVGTTFLLTLPLMVGEAPAAVLPKAPLAALPEGKRVVLMEDNEMNQAIMQRFLTGLGVSVTIAGDGHTGMELVSAVRPHLVILDIRMPVKDGKQVIKELRNTPELCHIPVIAVSGNAFTDEAEEAFRCGVDEYLPKPLQYQQLHELLLQYLGRKENVLTA, encoded by the coding sequence ATGAAAACCCCATGGCTAGATACTATTACTAATACCGGTATAGTAACCGGGACCGCCGAAGATGAAGCACGTAGCGTCAGGATCGTAAATCTTTTCAGTTTTTTTACTGCTATACTCGTTGTGATATATGGGTTGATATTTTATTTTATCTCCGGGGAGATATGGGTATTGTATCCGGCGTTGTTATTGTGTGTTTGTTTTCTGGCAGTCGTTTTCCTGGGTAACAGGCGGGGCGCTTATGTGGCGGGAAAGATAGGGTTACAGCTGGTATTCTGTAGTGTGTTGCTGTATTATGGTCCTATGTTGGGGGCTGGCAGTGGTGTACAGTTGCTCAGTTTGCTGTTGGTGGGTATGCCTTTCCTGGTATTTACGCGTCAGCAGCGGCGATGGCGGAGTGTGGGAATCGCGTTGCCTTTGTTATGTATATTGCTGCTGGAGTACAACAACACTTATCCACTTATCCGGCCGTTGGCGTTGAGTGAGCAGGTACAGCAGTTATTCCGCTGGTTGATTATGGGGGTGGTGTGTTTGTTGCATATTATGATCATTCGTTTTTACCAGACGGGGACGTCGGTCTTGTTGTTAAAACTGCAACGCAGTCATGAAGAGTTGCAGGAGGCGAATGACCGGCTTGCTATCAATAATCACCAGCTGGAGGCAACGGTGCAGGCACGTACCCGTGCTCTGACGGAGCAAAACCAGGCATTACAAGCGGCCAAGGATATGGCAGACCGGGCTAACCGGGAGAAGAGTGTGTTTTTGCGGGAGACGAGCCATGAGATCCGTAATCCGCTGAACGCCATGCAGGGCATTATTTATATGTTGTTAAATGAAGGAGAAAGCGATGCAGTATATGCGATGAACCTGTTGCATAAGTTGCACTTCAATTGTCTGGGATTGCAGGAGTTGCTTAACAATACTTTGCAGCTGTCGCAGATAGAGAGCGGACATAAGGAGCATATCAGCCAGCAGCCTTTTATGATCAGGGACTGGTTGCATGCGTTGGGTAATACTTACCGGATGGCGGGTAAGGATAAGCAGGTGAAGGTGAGTATTTCGCTTGCTGACGATGTGCCGGACTGTATCATTGGAGACCGGGTGCATCTGACCCGGGTGTTAAATAACCTGATGATCAATGCGCTTAAGTTTACGCCTTGTAGCCGGTCGGTCTATGTGTATTGTTTTACCGGTGAAGATGCGTCTACTCAGCAGGCACGATGGTATATACGGATTGCGGATGAAGGTATCGGTATACCGGCGGACCGATTGGCGGATATCTTTCTGCCATTTGAGCGGGCGGATAAGCAAATTGCTTATGACCAGGGAGGTACGGGACTGGGGTTACCGATATCGAAGCGGCTGATTGAAGCGATGGGGGGTAGTATCAGTGTGGATAGCGTGGAGGCGGTGGGTACTACTTTCCTGCTGACTTTACCGTTGATGGTTGGTGAGGCGCCGGCAGCGGTATTGCCGAAGGCGCCCTTAGCTGCTTTGCCGGAGGGGAAACGGGTAGTATTGATGGAGGATAACGAAATGAACCAGGCGATCATGCAGCGTTTCCTGACGGGGTTAGGGGTATCTGTTACGATCGCGGGTGACGGGCATACCGGTATGGAGCTGGTTAGTGCTGTACGGCCGCACCTGGTGATACTGGATATCCGGATGCCGGTAAAGGACGGTAAGCAGGTGATAAAAGAATTAAGGAATACGCCGGAGCTATGTCATATACCTGTGATCGCTGTATCGGGAAATGCATTTACGGATGAAGCGGAGGAGGCATTCCGTTGCGGGGTGGATGAGTATTTACCGAAGCCTTTACAATACCAGCAATTACATGAATTACTATTACAATATTTAGGTAGAAAAGAAAATGTTTTGACAGCTTAA
- a CDS encoding peroxiredoxin family protein: MKILRFPGVTGLLAAVLWSTNISAVPKKAFIKEGIWRGVFTINEAEVPFNFELKGKDPEHAVFTLLNGSRRDDFHVKRIGDDSLFIKMNTYDAALVAHIESDGRLTGEYRSLVPNFRGSSLPFVAEYGKRYRYIAPGQDVPPRFNISGKWELKIYSKEPSPNRVALLKQQGNKLTGVIMSVVGDSRELEGTVQGDEFVLSGFTGPSPIFIKGKISDDKVLSGELSLGIYNNVKFDGDKNAGAALPDPYKLTYLKEGYNRLDFTLPDLDGKPVSLSDEKYKGKVVIVEIIGTWCPNCTDQTAFLAPWYKKNKDRGVAAIAVGFEQKDDLDYARYTLGKLRDKYDIQYDILFGGIADKKVASEQFPALNRMMAFPTTIIIDRNGVVRQIHTGYTGEVTGDYYKAYVEKWNKDLDELIAEPAGEAVASNTF, encoded by the coding sequence ATGAAGATCCTTAGATTTCCCGGCGTAACGGGCCTGCTGGCTGCTGTGCTGTGGAGTACCAACATAAGTGCTGTGCCAAAGAAAGCATTTATCAAAGAAGGCATATGGCGAGGTGTTTTTACCATTAACGAAGCGGAAGTGCCCTTCAACTTTGAATTAAAAGGGAAAGATCCTGAGCACGCGGTATTCACCTTGTTGAACGGCAGCCGGAGAGATGACTTTCATGTGAAACGTATTGGCGATGATTCTCTCTTCATAAAAATGAATACTTATGATGCTGCACTGGTAGCGCATATCGAAAGTGACGGACGATTGACAGGAGAGTACAGAAGCCTGGTGCCTAACTTCCGGGGTAGTTCGCTGCCATTTGTAGCGGAATACGGTAAGCGTTACCGTTACATCGCCCCCGGTCAGGATGTGCCCCCTCGCTTTAATATAAGCGGTAAGTGGGAGCTTAAAATATACAGTAAAGAGCCCTCTCCCAACCGTGTTGCTTTGCTGAAGCAGCAAGGCAATAAACTGACTGGTGTAATCATGTCGGTAGTAGGTGACAGCCGCGAGTTAGAAGGGACGGTACAGGGAGATGAGTTCGTGTTATCGGGTTTTACTGGTCCCAGTCCGATCTTCATCAAAGGGAAGATCAGCGATGACAAGGTACTCAGTGGGGAGCTGAGCCTGGGTATTTACAACAATGTAAAATTTGACGGGGATAAAAATGCCGGAGCGGCGCTGCCGGACCCTTATAAGCTGACTTATCTGAAGGAAGGTTACAACAGGCTGGATTTTACCTTGCCTGACCTGGACGGAAAGCCGGTGTCATTAAGTGATGAAAAGTATAAAGGAAAGGTCGTGATCGTGGAGATCATTGGCACCTGGTGCCCGAACTGTACCGATCAGACCGCCTTTCTGGCGCCTTGGTATAAGAAAAATAAGGATCGGGGTGTAGCTGCTATTGCCGTAGGTTTTGAGCAGAAGGACGACCTTGATTATGCCCGTTATACGCTGGGTAAACTCCGGGATAAATACGATATACAATACGATATCCTTTTTGGTGGCATTGCGGATAAGAAGGTCGCATCTGAGCAATTCCCCGCGTTGAACCGTATGATGGCTTTTCCTACTACTATTATCATAGACCGTAACGGTGTGGTTCGCCAGATACATACCGGTTATACCGGCGAGGTGACAGGTGACTACTACAAAGCTTATGTAGAAAAATGGAATAAAGATCTTGATGAACTGATTGCGGAACCGGCAGGTGAAGCGGTTGCCAGCAATACGTTTTAG
- a CDS encoding YceI family protein, with the protein MKYAASYASIGVLAIITAFTIQVSAEKGNPLPAAPIKVNTAVARKAATYHVDVQHSQLTWTGHKVTGQHSGNIAVSKGDFNVENNKVKSGSFQLDTRSITVTDITDKDGNSKLLGHLKGDDFFAVEKYPSAAFVTTSITPGSGNSYDVKGKLTIKGITQDISFPATITVDNNQLVAKANIKVDRTKYDIKFHSKRFFDNLGDKVIYDDFDLDITLVAKP; encoded by the coding sequence ATGAAATACGCTGCTTCTTATGCATCTATAGGTGTTCTTGCGATCATCACTGCCTTTACTATACAGGTTTCTGCGGAGAAGGGAAATCCGCTTCCTGCGGCTCCTATTAAAGTCAATACTGCTGTTGCGCGGAAGGCTGCGACCTATCATGTGGATGTGCAGCATAGCCAGCTGACATGGACGGGGCATAAAGTTACGGGGCAGCATAGTGGTAACATCGCTGTATCAAAAGGCGATTTCAACGTGGAAAACAACAAGGTGAAGAGTGGCAGTTTTCAGCTGGATACACGTAGCATTACGGTGACAGATATAACGGATAAGGACGGCAACAGTAAACTGCTTGGTCATCTGAAGGGGGATGACTTCTTTGCGGTGGAGAAATATCCGTCGGCTGCATTTGTGACTACGAGTATAACCCCCGGTAGCGGAAACAGCTATGATGTGAAAGGTAAACTAACGATCAAAGGTATTACCCAGGATATCAGTTTCCCGGCTACTATCACCGTGGATAATAATCAGCTGGTGGCGAAGGCCAATATCAAAGTAGACCGTACCAAGTATGATATCAAATTCCATTCAAAGCGCTTTTTTGATAACCTGGGAGATAAGGTGATCTATGATGATTTTGACCTTGATATTACGCTGGTAGCTAAGCCCTGA
- a CDS encoding cytochrome-c peroxidase — protein MYYRILTGGLLLLAVLLSATQEEEPATRAQLGKKLFFDPILSADRTISCASCHQPRFAFADTAVFSQGINGKLTVRNTPGITNLAGRPNYFWDGRAATLEEQAKQPIISPDEMGLPIAEAVIRLNAEPAYVNAFRKIFNSDPSEQALLQAIAAYERTLETANSPYDRYINGDDNAMSASAIRGRLLFIGKANCSTCHSGEDFTADRFKNIGLYNGKELRDAGRYGVTKDSAHMGFFKVPGLRNVAVTAPYMHNGMFRTLREVIEYYNSPDRVVSGGIKRDLSLGAPLQLTGTDMDDLESFLQALTDDQFSGVHQPK, from the coding sequence ATGTATTACAGGATACTGACAGGCGGCTTGCTGCTGTTAGCAGTATTGCTGTCTGCTACCCAAGAAGAAGAGCCGGCGACACGCGCTCAACTAGGTAAAAAGCTGTTCTTCGATCCCATCCTTTCTGCTGATAGAACGATCAGTTGTGCCAGCTGTCATCAGCCACGTTTTGCTTTTGCGGATACCGCAGTATTCAGCCAGGGTATTAACGGGAAGTTGACGGTACGTAATACCCCTGGTATTACCAATCTGGCTGGCCGGCCGAACTATTTCTGGGATGGCAGGGCCGCCACCCTGGAAGAACAAGCGAAGCAGCCTATTATCTCCCCGGATGAAATGGGTTTACCTATTGCAGAAGCAGTCATCCGGCTCAATGCTGAACCAGCGTATGTCAATGCTTTCAGAAAGATATTCAACAGTGACCCCTCCGAGCAGGCGTTGCTGCAGGCGATAGCGGCCTATGAGAGAACGCTGGAGACGGCTAACAGTCCTTACGACCGGTATATCAACGGTGATGATAATGCGATGTCTGCATCGGCTATACGAGGGCGCTTGTTATTCATTGGCAAAGCCAATTGCAGTACTTGCCATTCGGGGGAAGACTTTACAGCGGATCGTTTTAAGAACATTGGGTTGTATAACGGTAAAGAGTTGAGGGATGCGGGGCGTTATGGTGTAACGAAGGATTCTGCACATATGGGATTTTTCAAGGTGCCGGGTCTGCGTAATGTAGCTGTAACGGCGCCGTATATGCATAACGGCATGTTCAGGACGTTAAGGGAAGTGATCGAGTATTATAACTCACCGGATCGTGTAGTAAGCGGCGGTATCAAGCGGGATCTTTCGCTAGGGGCGCCTTTGCAGCTGACAGGTACTGATATGGATGACCTGGAATCTTTTCTGCAGGCATTGACAGATGATCAATTCAGTGGTGTTCATCAACCAAAATAA